The Polypterus senegalus isolate Bchr_013 chromosome 1, ASM1683550v1, whole genome shotgun sequence genome includes a window with the following:
- the gpr17 gene encoding uracil nucleotide/cysteinyl leukotriene receptor — protein MDSTYFNQTFGNCSSESSLENVLFAAFYLVIFLLALVGNGLALWVFSGQRGPSSPANIFLVHLAVADLSYVAILPLRAVYHLLGGHWPFGEIPCRISGFLFYVNMYASLYFLACVAGDRYLAVVHAVRSLKIRRSRYAHFVSAGLWLLVTVSMAPLLVSGQTAQVDNITVCLQLYREKASKSALISLALAFTPPFLVTLTSYILIAQSLRQGMRLEPGLKSKALRTISLVLLIYLVCFLPYHISRATFILTHGEPTAPCPLKRTLLLGNRVTSFLTCLNGALDPLVYIFGAEKFRDGLQRLLCRGKAEPSVVTSGEGKVTHESSISAKSEL, from the coding sequence ATGGATTCAACATACTTCAATCAAACCTTTGGGAACTGCAGCAGTGAAAGCTCCCTTGAAAACGTTTTGTTTGCTGCTTTTTACCTGGTCATATTCTTGTTGGCTCTTGTAGGGAATGGACTTGCTCTGTGGGTCTTCTCTGGGCAACGTGGGCCTTCCTCTCCAGCCAACATTTTTCTGGTACATTTGGCTGTGGCAGATCTATCTTATGTGGCAATCCTGCCACTGAGAGCTGTATATCACTTGCTAGGGGGACACTGGCCCTTTGGAGAAATCCCATGTCGGATATCAGGcttccttttctatgttaatatGTACGCTAGCCTTTATTTCCTGGCTTGTGTGGCAGGTGACCGTTACTTGGCTGTTGTGCATGCTGTGCGCTCCCTGAAAATTCGCCGTTCCCGATATGCTCATTTTGTTAGTGCAGGACTGTGGCTCCTCGTGACTGTGTCTATGGCACCCCTGCTGGTATCTGGACAAACTGCACAAGTGGACAACATCACAGTCTGTTTGCAGCTGTACCGGGAAAAGGCTTCCAAGAGTGCTCTGATCTCCCTTGCTTTGGCCTTCACTCCTCCCTTCCTTGTCACACTTACCAGTTATATCCTGATTGCCCAGAGTCTTAGACAAGGCATGAGACTTGAGCCTGGTCTCAAGTCCAAGGCTCTACGCACCATCAGCTTGGTGCTTCTCATATACCTTGTATGCTTTCTTCCTTATCACATTAGCCGGGCCACCTTCATTCTCACACATGGTGAGCCCACAGCTCCCTGTCCCCTCAAAAGGACTTTGCTCTTGGGCAATCGTGTGACCTCTTTCCTCACTTGTCTCAATGGTGCTCTTGATCCCTTGGTGTATATTTTTGGTGCTGAGAAGTTTCGTGATGGGCTTCAAAGGCTGCTGTGTAGAGGAAAGGCTGAACCATCAGTTGTCACCAGTGGAGAAGGAAAAGTAACGCATGAGAGCTCCATTAGTGCCAAGTCTGAACTTTAA